In the genome of Fructilactobacillus hinvesii, the window GGGTAGGTTAAAAAGCCGGCCGGAACACTCTCGTTAAACCGTTTTTGTTGAATTTCATGTTTCACCGTGGGGTTTCGTTCGAGCCGGGCCACACTGACTAGATTCATATAAATCATGGTCAGTTCATTTAAGGCCGGAATTTGGGATTGGACGAAGATTGTAGCTTTTTCTGGGTCCAGTCCGACCGCCAGATAATCCAGGGCAACTTGAAACAGGCTGTTGTGAATCTTTTCTGGATCGCGCGCATTATCCGTTAAGGCCTGCATGTCGGCAATCATGATGTACGGATCATACTGGCCCGTGTTCTGTAATTTCACTCGATTTTCCAAAGACCCCACGTAGTGTCCAATGTGAAGCTTCCCAGTGGGGCGATCCCCCGTTAAAATAATTGGTTTGGTCATGTTAATCTTCCTTTCTAAAAAAGCGCCCATTGATTCAAAATCAATAGGACGCCTCGACGTGGTACCACCTATATTGCAACTTAATGCCACTCAAATAGTATCTGCTTTAGTTGTTAATTCCAGTTCGTCACTTCGTGGTTAGTTTCAGCCCAGCTAACCTCTCTGTTGGTGGAGTAACTACTCAACTTTACTGCTATTTTAGGGGTTTTTCGCCCCCGTGTCAAAGGCGTAGAAATTGACAGAGGCGCCATTTCCCCTTAGAATGATGAGCGACTTTGAAACGAAAGAGGCCTAAGCATGAATCAACAAGAAGAACAGGAAGAACGAGAGCGTGTGACCCAAGTCACCGCTTTTTTACACCACCAAATCAAAAAGGCCCAACTAGCCGTCCAAAAGGCCCAAGCAGAATCAGAACGGGTCCAAAAAAACTACGGAACTAATACTTCCGTCAATTACTTAGAGGCCGATGATCGAATTGAAACCAAGGCCGATCTGCAGCAACAACGAAACCTGGTTAACCGCACCGTTGAAAACGAAACCATCGTAAAGAAACAACTGGCGACCTACCAACAACTGTCCCATTCTCCGTACTTTGGGCGAATTGACGTTCAAGATCCCGGAGCCCTAATCCCAGAACCACTCTACATTGGAACTGCCTCCTTAATGAATGACAACGGAGAGTTTCTAATTCACGACTGGCGGGCTCCCATTTCTAGTGTTTATTACAATGGTACTTTAGGACCGGTTCACTATCAGACTCCGAACGGCGAACAAACCACCACGTTAAAGAAAAAACGGCAGTTTAAAATTAAAGACGGCCACATTATCCACATGTTTGACACCAACGAAACGGTGGGCGATGAGCTGTTGCAAGCCACCTTGGGTTCCAAAAGTTCCGAGCAATTGCAAAACATCGTGGCCACGATTCAACGGGAACAAAATGACATCATCCGCGACGTTCACAGTGACCTACTGGTGGTCCAAGGAGTGGCGGGCTCTGGAAAAACTTCTGCCCTCCTTCAAAGAATTGCCTTCTTGTTATATCACAGCCGCAACGAGCTCAATGCCAGCCAAATTCTCCTCTTTTCGCCGAACCTCTTGTTTTCAAACTACATCAAGGAAGTATTACCAAGCTTAGGAGAACGAAACATGCGTCAGGTCACGTTGCAGGCTTTCTTTGCCCAACGTCTCGAAGGCTTACGGGTTGAAACTCGCTTTGAACGCTATGAGGCGCATCAGGTTCAATCCCCTCTGTCTGATTTCAAGGCGAGTCAAGCGTTTATTGATGCCATCCGGACCTACCTACAAAATTTAACTCCTGACCAGATTTGCTTTACCGGTTTGTACTTTCAGGGAGAAATCTTCTTTTCTGCAGCGGAAGTCCAAAACATTTACGCCCGGATTAACCAGAAACTTCCGTTAGCGGATCGGTTTTTAAAAACCAAGAACACCCTGATCAAACGCTTGAAAGCCCGCATTAACGAAGAGGTCCACGAGGACTGGGTACTAGACGAACTAGATACCCTTTCTGACGAACAATATCACGCCTACCTGGGAGAGCATGATCCCGCAGACTTTCTTGATTTTGACGAAGA includes:
- the helD gene encoding RNA polymerase recycling motor HelD, giving the protein MNQQEEQEERERVTQVTAFLHHQIKKAQLAVQKAQAESERVQKNYGTNTSVNYLEADDRIETKADLQQQRNLVNRTVENETIVKKQLATYQQLSHSPYFGRIDVQDPGALIPEPLYIGTASLMNDNGEFLIHDWRAPISSVYYNGTLGPVHYQTPNGEQTTTLKKKRQFKIKDGHIIHMFDTNETVGDELLQATLGSKSSEQLQNIVATIQREQNDIIRDVHSDLLVVQGVAGSGKTSALLQRIAFLLYHSRNELNASQILLFSPNLLFSNYIKEVLPSLGERNMRQVTLQAFFAQRLEGLRVETRFERYEAHQVQSPLSDFKASQAFIDAIRTYLQNLTPDQICFTGLYFQGEIFFSAAEVQNIYARINQKLPLADRFLKTKNTLIKRLKARINEEVHEDWVLDELDTLSDEQYHAYLGEHDPADFLDFDEERDYVAKKVVKDRLRVVYDAIYNDQFWDQYSQYQAFLQQLTPTAAVSAADWKRDQRAFTDGLEYHRIRLTDTAPVLFLQDYFTGENHNRRIKYLFIDEVQDYSVAELMYLKLTFPRAKFNLIGDSEQALFKDVETAQALLQRLEAALPVKYPRLITLNRSYRSTYPITTLASSILPAGDHIEAFNRDGDLPILMEVATDQQLLEQTTSIIKTERQRDETVAIITKTKEEATQIYQQLRHQFDCLLVTDKARSLSKPVLIVPVYLAKGLEFDAVIAWNVSKTNFPTQHELGTLYTMMTRAMHHLYLLSAGPVTNLIPIRALQKPLLITDKKAL